A genomic segment from Streptomyces sp. NBC_00237 encodes:
- a CDS encoding 3-hydroxyacyl-CoA dehydrogenase family protein, with the protein MDTPASTTPLSSLTTVAVVGLGTMGTGIAEVLLRAGRTVIGIDISADAVTRAVAAVEASTARAVRKERLTAIGRAEALARFRTDVDLSAAAEADLVIEVVDESYEAKHQVFRALDSVVRPDTILATGTNALSVTRLAADSARPERVLGLHFFNPAPAMKLVEIVSSVLTAPTAVAAVTDLAHDLGKEPVAVGDRPGFVADGLLFGYLNQAAAMYEAKYASREDIDASMRLGCGLPMGPLALLDLIGIDTARTVLDAMYAESHDRLHAPAPILKQLAAAGLTGRKAGRGFYTYDAPDSAAVVRDALTPPEAAPLADGREIRSVGVAGSGTMASGIAEVFAKAGYAVVLAARSFEKAEKAKSRIDTSLSRSVAKGRMTAEAKDETLARITPAGSLDAFADVDLALEAVAEDLEVKQQLFATFDKVCKPGAILATTTSSLPVVACARATSRPEDVIGMHFFNPAPAMKLVEIVRTVLTADDVHATVRDLTTKIRKHPVDCGDRAGFIVNALLFPYLNNAIKMVQEHYASLDDIDAAMKLGGGYPMGPFELLDVVGLDVSLAIEQVLHREFRDPGLAPAPLLEHLVAAGCLGRKSGRGFREYARR; encoded by the coding sequence ATGGACACCCCTGCCTCCACCACCCCTCTCTCCTCCCTCACCACCGTCGCCGTCGTCGGCCTCGGCACCATGGGCACCGGCATCGCCGAGGTCCTGCTGCGGGCCGGTCGTACCGTGATCGGCATCGACATCAGTGCCGACGCCGTGACCCGCGCGGTCGCCGCCGTCGAGGCATCCACCGCCCGCGCCGTGCGCAAGGAGCGGCTGACCGCGATCGGGCGGGCGGAGGCGCTGGCCCGGTTCCGTACCGACGTGGACCTGTCGGCGGCGGCCGAGGCCGACCTCGTGATCGAGGTGGTGGACGAGTCGTACGAGGCCAAGCACCAGGTCTTCCGCGCCCTCGACTCCGTCGTCCGCCCGGACACCATCCTCGCCACCGGCACCAACGCCCTCTCGGTGACCCGCCTGGCCGCCGACTCGGCGCGCCCCGAGCGCGTCCTGGGCCTGCACTTCTTCAACCCGGCCCCGGCGATGAAGCTCGTCGAGATCGTCTCCTCGGTCCTCACCGCGCCGACCGCCGTCGCCGCCGTCACCGACCTCGCGCACGACCTCGGCAAGGAGCCGGTCGCGGTCGGCGACCGCCCCGGTTTCGTCGCGGACGGGCTGCTCTTCGGATACCTCAACCAGGCCGCCGCGATGTACGAGGCGAAGTACGCGTCCCGCGAGGACATCGACGCGTCGATGAGGCTCGGCTGCGGCCTGCCGATGGGCCCGCTCGCCCTGCTCGACCTGATCGGCATCGACACCGCGCGCACCGTCCTGGACGCCATGTACGCGGAGTCGCACGACCGCCTGCACGCCCCCGCGCCCATCCTCAAGCAGCTCGCGGCGGCGGGTCTGACCGGCCGGAAGGCGGGCCGGGGCTTCTACACGTACGACGCCCCCGACAGTGCCGCCGTCGTGCGCGACGCCCTGACCCCGCCGGAGGCGGCCCCGCTCGCCGACGGCCGCGAGATCCGCTCGGTCGGCGTCGCCGGTTCCGGGACGATGGCCTCCGGCATCGCGGAGGTGTTCGCGAAGGCCGGGTACGCCGTGGTCCTGGCGGCCCGCAGCTTCGAGAAGGCGGAGAAGGCCAAGTCCCGTATCGACACGTCCCTTTCGCGCTCCGTCGCCAAGGGCCGGATGACGGCGGAGGCCAAGGACGAGACCCTGGCCCGGATCACCCCGGCGGGCTCCCTCGACGCCTTCGCCGACGTGGACCTCGCCCTGGAGGCGGTGGCGGAGGACCTGGAGGTCAAGCAGCAGCTCTTCGCGACCTTCGACAAGGTCTGCAAGCCGGGCGCGATCCTCGCCACCACCACCTCCTCGCTCCCCGTCGTGGCCTGCGCCCGTGCGACCTCGCGGCCCGAGGACGTGATCGGGATGCACTTCTTCAACCCGGCCCCGGCGATGAAGCTCGTGGAGATCGTCCGCACCGTCCTCACCGCCGACGACGTCCACGCCACCGTCCGCGACCTCACCACGAAGATCCGCAAGCACCCCGTGGACTGCGGCGACCGGGCGGGCTTCATCGTGAACGCCCTCCTCTTCCCGTACCTGAACAACGCGATCAAGATGGTTCAGGAGCACTACGCCTCGCTGGACGACATCGACGCCGCGATGAAGCTGGGCGGCGGCTATCCGATGGGCCCCTTCGAGCTCCTCGACGTGGTCGGCCTCGACGTCTCGCTCGCCATCGAGCAGGTGCTGCACCGAGAGTTCCGCGACCCGGGCCTGGCCCCGGCGCCGCTCCTGGAGCACCTGGTGGCGGCGGGCTGCCTCGGCCGCAAGTCCGGGCGCGGGTTCCGGGAGTATGCGCGCCGGTGA
- a CDS encoding protein meaA — protein MSDRQPGNARQKDRPWLMRTYAGHSTAEASNALYRNNLSKGQTGLSVAFDLPTQTGYDPDHILARGEVGRVGVPVSHLGDMRRLFQDIPLEQMNTSMTINATAMWMLALYQVVAEEQGADISQLQGTTQNDIVKEYLSRGTHVFPPGPSLRLTTDMICYTVNNIPKWNPINICSYHLQEAGATPVQEIAYAMSTAIAVLDSVFASGQIPDDRRGDVVARISFFVNAGVRFIEEMCKMRAFGRIWDKITRERYGIENPKQRRFRYGVQVNSLGLTEAQPENNVQRIVLEMLGVTLSKDARARAVQLPAWNEALGLPRPWDQQWSLRIQQVLALESDLLEYEDIFEGSHVIEAKVSSLVDECLAEIDRIEEMGGALAAVESGYLKSELVSSHALRRSRIESGEEKIVGVNSYESTEPSPLTSDLDTAIMTVDPAVEARVVAALGEWRTTRDAPNERQGLGDPLLYPSTAQAIELLKEAAATDENLMEATLECVRAGVTTGEWAWALREVFGEFRAPTGVSSAPVAVTAEPGTPLALVREKVKRTADELGSGRLRLLVGKPGLDGHSNGAEQIAVRARDAGFEVVYQGIRLTPEQIVSAALAEDVHCVGLSILSGSHAELVPDVLVRLREGGAPELPVIVGGIIPNADGEELKRAGVAAVFTPKDFGITEIIGRIVDEIRKANKLSPLEISEVPA, from the coding sequence ATGAGTGACCGTCAGCCCGGTAACGCGCGCCAGAAGGACCGGCCCTGGCTCATGCGGACGTACGCCGGTCACTCGACCGCCGAAGCGTCCAACGCGCTCTACCGCAACAACCTCTCCAAGGGCCAGACCGGGCTGTCGGTCGCGTTCGACCTGCCCACCCAGACCGGCTACGACCCCGACCACATCCTCGCCCGCGGCGAAGTGGGACGGGTCGGGGTCCCGGTGTCCCACCTCGGTGACATGCGCCGTCTGTTCCAGGACATCCCCCTGGAGCAGATGAACACCTCGATGACCATCAACGCCACCGCGATGTGGATGCTGGCCCTCTACCAGGTGGTCGCCGAGGAGCAGGGCGCGGACATCTCCCAGCTCCAGGGCACCACCCAGAACGACATCGTCAAGGAGTACCTGTCGCGCGGGACGCACGTCTTCCCGCCAGGACCCTCCCTGCGGCTGACCACCGACATGATCTGCTACACGGTCAACAACATCCCCAAGTGGAACCCCATCAACATCTGCTCCTACCACCTCCAGGAGGCGGGAGCGACCCCGGTCCAGGAGATCGCGTACGCGATGTCCACGGCCATCGCCGTCCTCGACTCCGTCTTCGCCTCGGGGCAGATCCCGGACGACCGGCGCGGCGACGTCGTCGCCCGCATCTCGTTCTTCGTGAACGCGGGCGTCCGGTTCATCGAGGAGATGTGCAAGATGCGCGCCTTCGGCCGCATCTGGGACAAGATCACCCGCGAGCGGTACGGCATCGAGAACCCCAAGCAGCGCCGCTTCCGCTACGGCGTCCAGGTCAACTCCCTCGGCCTGACCGAGGCCCAGCCGGAGAACAACGTCCAGCGCATCGTCCTGGAGATGCTGGGCGTCACCCTCTCCAAGGACGCCCGCGCCCGCGCGGTCCAACTCCCCGCCTGGAACGAGGCGTTGGGCCTGCCCCGCCCGTGGGACCAGCAGTGGTCCCTGCGCATCCAGCAGGTCCTGGCACTCGAAAGCGACCTCCTCGAGTACGAGGACATCTTCGAGGGCTCGCACGTCATCGAGGCCAAGGTCTCCTCCCTCGTGGACGAGTGCCTGGCCGAGATCGACCGCATCGAGGAGATGGGCGGCGCGCTCGCCGCCGTCGAGTCCGGCTACCTCAAGTCCGAACTGGTCTCCTCGCACGCGCTGCGCCGGAGCCGCATCGAGTCCGGCGAAGAGAAGATCGTCGGCGTCAACTCGTACGAGTCGACGGAGCCGAGCCCCCTCACCTCGGACCTCGACACCGCGATCATGACGGTCGACCCGGCCGTCGAGGCGCGCGTGGTGGCCGCTCTCGGGGAGTGGCGCACCACCCGTGACGCGCCCAATGAGCGGCAGGGTCTCGGCGATCCGCTGCTCTACCCGTCCACGGCGCAGGCCATCGAGCTCCTCAAGGAGGCCGCCGCCACCGACGAGAACCTCATGGAAGCGACCCTGGAGTGCGTGCGCGCCGGTGTCACGACCGGCGAGTGGGCGTGGGCGCTGCGCGAGGTGTTCGGCGAGTTCCGCGCCCCGACCGGGGTGTCCTCGGCCCCGGTGGCCGTCACCGCCGAGCCGGGCACGCCACTGGCCCTCGTACGGGAGAAGGTGAAGCGGACGGCGGACGAGCTGGGCTCCGGGCGGCTGCGTCTGCTGGTCGGCAAGCCCGGTCTGGACGGGCATTCCAACGGGGCCGAGCAGATCGCCGTACGCGCGCGCGACGCGGGCTTCGAGGTGGTCTACCAGGGGATCAGGCTCACGCCCGAGCAGATCGTCAGCGCGGCCCTCGCGGAGGACGTGCACTGCGTGGGCCTGTCCATCCTGTCCGGCTCGCACGCCGAGCTGGTGCCGGACGTCCTCGTACGGCTGCGAGAAGGGGGAGCCCCCGAGCTCCCCGTCATCGTCGGCGGGATCATCCCGAACGCCGACGGCGAAGAACTGAAGCGGGCGGGCGTCGCCGCCGTCTTCACCCCGAAGGACTTCGGCATCACGGAGATCATCGGCCGTATCGTCGACGAGATCCGGAAAGCGAACAAGCTCAGCCCCTTGGAAATCTCGGAGGTCCCCGCATGA
- a CDS encoding MaoC family dehydratase — MQFGRTFEEFEVGAVYKHWPGKTVTEYDDHLFCLLTMNHHPLHMDTNYAEKTTDFGKNVVVGNYVYSLLLGMSVPDVSGKAIANLEVESLKHIAPTFHGDTIYGETVVLDKTPSRSKNDRGIVYVETKGYKQDGTVVCVFRRKVMVPTETYIKERGGEQPGRPEPKVKDK, encoded by the coding sequence ATGCAATTCGGACGCACCTTTGAGGAGTTCGAGGTCGGCGCGGTGTACAAGCACTGGCCCGGCAAGACGGTCACCGAGTACGACGACCACCTCTTCTGTCTGCTCACGATGAACCACCACCCGCTCCACATGGACACCAACTACGCGGAGAAGACCACCGACTTCGGCAAGAACGTCGTCGTCGGCAACTACGTCTACTCCCTGCTCCTCGGCATGTCCGTCCCGGACGTCTCGGGCAAGGCGATAGCCAACCTGGAGGTCGAGTCGCTGAAGCACATCGCGCCGACCTTCCACGGCGACACGATCTACGGCGAGACCGTCGTCCTCGACAAGACCCCCTCCAGGTCGAAGAACGACCGGGGAATCGTCTACGTCGAGACCAAGGGCTACAAGCAGGACGGCACGGTCGTCTGCGTGTTCCGCCGCAAGGTGATGGTCCCGACCGAGACGTACATCAAGGAACGCGGCGGCGAACAGCCCGGCCGCCCCGAGCCGAAGGTGAAGGACAAGTAA
- a CDS encoding SRPBCC family protein — MAQVEATTERIIAADAETVFDTLADYSGARGKLLPEHFSEYEVREGGDGEGTLVHWKLQATSKRVRDCLLEVSEPTDGQLVEKDRNSSMVTTWTVTPAGEGSSKAVVTSVWNGATGIGGFFERTFAPKGLARIYDAVLANLAAEVEKK, encoded by the coding sequence ATGGCGCAGGTAGAGGCCACGACGGAGCGGATCATCGCGGCGGATGCGGAGACGGTGTTCGACACGCTGGCCGACTACAGCGGCGCGCGCGGCAAGCTCCTCCCCGAGCACTTCAGCGAGTACGAGGTGCGCGAGGGCGGCGACGGCGAGGGCACCCTCGTGCACTGGAAGCTCCAGGCCACCAGCAAGCGGGTGCGCGACTGCCTGCTGGAGGTCAGCGAGCCGACCGACGGCCAGCTCGTGGAGAAGGACCGCAACTCGTCCATGGTGACCACCTGGACCGTCACCCCCGCCGGTGAGGGTTCGTCCAAGGCCGTCGTCACGTCCGTGTGGAACGGCGCGACCGGCATCGGCGGCTTCTTCGAGCGCACCTTCGCGCCCAAGGGGCTCGCCCGCATCTACGACGCGGTGCTCGCCAACCTCGCCGCCGAGGTCGAGAAGAAGTAG
- a CDS encoding TetR family transcriptional regulator, with product MGYVQGMPQAPRTSRTNSAPDVPESAAGSRAAAQRLKMRRELSAAAMELFATKGYEATTVDEIAAAGGVARRTFFRHFRSKEEAIFPDHDDTLVRAEAVLNAAPPHEHPLDTVCRGIKEVMRMYAAAPAVSVARYKLTREVPTLREAEIASVARYERLFTRYLLGHFDEHDHHPGNDDPLLAEVAASAVVTAHNHVLRRWLRAGGQGDVETQLDHAFAIVRDTFGSGIGAGRSARSDAAPASGAASAAVRRDGEVLVAVARTDAPLDEVMRTIEEALKQR from the coding sequence ATGGGTTACGTTCAGGGCATGCCCCAGGCCCCCAGGACTTCCCGTACGAACTCCGCACCCGACGTGCCCGAGAGCGCGGCGGGTTCGCGCGCGGCGGCGCAGCGCCTCAAGATGCGCCGCGAGCTCTCCGCCGCCGCCATGGAGCTCTTCGCGACGAAGGGGTACGAGGCGACCACGGTCGACGAGATCGCGGCGGCGGGGGGCGTCGCCCGGCGCACCTTCTTCCGCCACTTCCGCTCCAAGGAAGAGGCGATCTTCCCGGACCACGACGACACCCTCGTACGGGCCGAGGCGGTATTGAACGCGGCCCCGCCGCACGAGCACCCGCTCGACACGGTGTGCCGGGGCATCAAGGAGGTCATGCGGATGTACGCGGCGGCCCCCGCCGTCTCGGTCGCCCGCTACAAGCTGACCCGCGAGGTGCCCACCCTCCGCGAGGCGGAGATCGCCTCGGTGGCCCGTTACGAGCGTCTGTTCACGCGCTATCTGCTGGGCCACTTCGACGAGCACGACCACCACCCCGGCAACGACGACCCGCTCCTCGCGGAGGTCGCGGCGTCGGCGGTCGTCACGGCCCACAACCACGTCCTGCGGCGCTGGCTGCGGGCCGGCGGCCAGGGCGACGTGGAGACCCAGCTCGACCACGCGTTCGCGATCGTCAGGGACACCTTCGGCTCGGGGATCGGCGCGGGCCGCAGCGCCCGTTCCGACGCCGCTCCGGCGTCGGGTGCCGCGTCCGCCGCCGTCCGCAGGGACGGCGAGGTGCTGGTGGCGGTGGCACGCACGGACGCACCACTGGACGAGGTCATGCGCACGATCGAGGAGGCGCTCAAGCAGCGCTGA
- the ccrA gene encoding crotonyl-CoA carboxylase/reductase — translation MKEILDAIQSQEATAADYAALSLPESYRAITVHKDEAEMFAGLTTREKDPRKSLHLDDVPVPELGPGEALVAVMASSVNYNSVWTSIFEPVSTFSFLERYGRLSELTKRHDLPYHIIGSDLAGVVLRTGPGVNAWNPGDEVVAHCLSVELESSDGHNDTMLDPEQRIWGFETNFGGLAEIALVKSNQLMPKPDHLSWEEAASPGLVNSTAYRQLVSRNGAGMKQGDNVLIWGASGGLGSYATQFALAGGANPICVVSSEQKADICRAMGANAIIDRNAEGYKFWQDENTQDPREWKRFGKRIRELTGGEDVDIVFEHPGRETFGASVYVTRKGGTIVTCASTSGYTHEYDNRYLWMSLKKIVGSHFANYREAWEANRLVAKGKIHPTLSKVYALEDTGQAAYDVHRNAHQGKVGVLALAPREGLGVRDHELRATHIDAINRFRNV, via the coding sequence GTGAAGGAAATCCTGGACGCGATCCAGTCGCAGGAAGCGACTGCCGCGGACTACGCCGCTCTCTCGCTCCCCGAGTCGTACCGCGCGATCACCGTGCACAAGGACGAGGCCGAGATGTTCGCCGGTCTCACCACCCGCGAGAAGGACCCCCGCAAGTCGCTCCACCTGGACGACGTGCCGGTTCCCGAACTCGGGCCCGGCGAGGCCCTGGTGGCGGTCATGGCGTCGTCCGTGAACTACAACTCCGTCTGGACCTCGATCTTCGAGCCGGTCTCGACCTTCAGCTTCCTCGAAAGGTACGGCCGCCTCAGTGAGTTGACGAAGCGTCACGACCTGCCGTACCACATCATCGGCTCCGACCTGGCGGGCGTCGTCCTGCGCACCGGACCCGGCGTGAACGCCTGGAACCCCGGCGACGAGGTCGTCGCGCACTGCCTCTCCGTCGAGCTGGAGTCCTCCGACGGGCACAACGACACGATGCTCGACCCCGAGCAGCGCATCTGGGGCTTCGAGACGAACTTCGGCGGGCTCGCCGAGATCGCCCTCGTCAAGTCCAACCAGCTGATGCCCAAGCCCGACCACCTCAGCTGGGAGGAGGCCGCCTCCCCCGGCCTGGTCAACTCGACCGCGTACCGCCAGCTGGTCTCGCGCAACGGCGCGGGCATGAAGCAGGGCGACAACGTCCTGATCTGGGGCGCGAGCGGCGGACTCGGCTCCTACGCCACGCAGTTCGCCCTCGCGGGCGGCGCGAACCCGATCTGCGTCGTCTCCAGCGAGCAGAAGGCGGACATCTGCCGGGCGATGGGCGCGAACGCGATCATCGACCGCAACGCCGAGGGCTACAAGTTCTGGCAGGACGAGAACACCCAGGACCCGCGCGAGTGGAAGCGCTTCGGCAAGCGCATCCGCGAGCTGACCGGCGGCGAGGACGTCGACATCGTCTTCGAGCACCCGGGCCGCGAGACCTTCGGCGCTTCCGTGTACGTCACCCGCAAGGGCGGCACGATCGTCACCTGCGCCTCGACCTCCGGCTACACGCACGAGTACGACAACCGCTACCTGTGGATGTCCCTGAAGAAGATCGTCGGCTCGCACTTCGCCAACTACCGCGAGGCGTGGGAGGCCAACCGCCTGGTCGCCAAGGGCAAGATCCACCCGACGCTCTCCAAGGTGTACGCGCTCGAAGACACCGGGCAGGCCGCGTACGACGTCCACCGCAACGCGCACCAGGGCAAGGTCGGCGTCCTCGCCCTCGCCCCGCGCGAGGGACTGGGCGTCCGCGACCACGAGCTGCGCGCGACGCACATCGACGCCATCAACCGCTTCCGGAACGTCTGA
- a CDS encoding GNAT family N-acetyltransferase produces the protein MTTQPVDTPVHVRPMTPDDVPAVAACRVRGWQQAYAGMVPQPHLDAMDLAKEAERRRTHLATAAPGVVNLVAERGGEVLAWGCFGLYRETEGAPPHSAPGRPVAELYALYALPEHHSTGAGRALMTACLDRAGAAGFAALSLWVLKENAVARRFYEKAGLRFDGAEEPFEIGGATVLEVRYARALAG, from the coding sequence ATGACCACCCAGCCGGTCGACACCCCGGTCCACGTGCGCCCCATGACCCCCGACGACGTGCCCGCCGTCGCCGCCTGCCGCGTGCGCGGCTGGCAGCAGGCGTACGCGGGCATGGTCCCGCAGCCCCATCTGGACGCGATGGACCTCGCGAAGGAGGCCGAGAGGCGGCGCACTCATCTGGCCACGGCGGCCCCCGGAGTCGTCAACCTCGTCGCGGAACGCGGCGGCGAGGTCCTCGCGTGGGGCTGCTTCGGCCTGTACCGCGAGACGGAGGGCGCGCCGCCGCACAGCGCTCCCGGCCGTCCGGTCGCGGAGCTGTACGCGCTCTACGCGCTCCCCGAGCACCACTCGACGGGGGCGGGCCGCGCCCTGATGACGGCCTGCCTCGATCGGGCGGGCGCCGCCGGGTTCGCCGCCCTGAGCCTGTGGGTGCTCAAGGAGAACGCGGTCGCCCGGCGCTTCTACGAAAAGGCCGGACTCCGCTTCGACGGCGCCGAAGAGCCCTTCGAGATCGGCGGAGCGACCGTCCTGGAGGTGCGTTACGCACGCGCCTTGGCCGGGTGA
- a CDS encoding CoA ester lyase encodes MTAPVNRLRPRRSCLAVPGSNPRFLEKAQGLPADQVFLDLEDACAPLAKPEARHTIVKFLNEGDWTGKTRVVRVNDWTTEWTYRDVVTVVEGAGQNLDCIMLPKVQDAQQIVALDLLLTQIEKTMGFEVGRIGIEAQIENARGLNNVNAIAEASPRTEAIIFGPADFMASINMKTLVVGEQPPGYGADAYHYILMKILMAARANDLQAIDGPYLQIRNVDGYREVARRAAALGFDGKWVLHPGQVEASNEIFSPSQEDFDHAELILDAYDFYTSEAGGKKGSAMLGDEMIDEASRKMALVISGKGRAAGLRRTSKFEAPEV; translated from the coding sequence ATGACTGCCCCTGTGAACCGTCTCCGCCCCCGCCGCTCGTGTCTCGCGGTCCCCGGGTCGAACCCCCGCTTCCTGGAGAAGGCCCAGGGTCTGCCCGCCGACCAGGTCTTCCTGGACCTGGAGGACGCCTGCGCACCGCTCGCCAAGCCCGAGGCGCGGCACACCATCGTGAAGTTCCTCAACGAGGGCGACTGGACCGGCAAGACGCGCGTCGTGCGCGTCAACGACTGGACCACCGAGTGGACGTACCGCGACGTCGTCACCGTCGTCGAGGGCGCGGGCCAGAACCTCGACTGCATCATGCTGCCGAAGGTCCAGGACGCCCAGCAGATCGTCGCTCTCGACCTCCTCCTGACCCAGATCGAGAAGACGATGGGCTTCGAGGTCGGCAGGATCGGCATCGAGGCGCAGATCGAGAACGCGCGCGGCCTCAACAACGTCAACGCCATCGCCGAGGCGTCCCCCCGCACCGAGGCGATCATCTTCGGCCCGGCCGACTTCATGGCGTCGATCAACATGAAGACCCTGGTCGTGGGCGAGCAGCCGCCGGGCTACGGCGCCGACGCCTACCACTACATCCTGATGAAGATCCTGATGGCGGCCCGCGCCAACGACCTCCAGGCGATCGACGGCCCCTACCTCCAGATCCGCAACGTCGACGGCTACCGCGAGGTCGCCCGGCGCGCGGCGGCACTCGGCTTCGACGGCAAGTGGGTGCTGCACCCGGGCCAGGTGGAGGCGTCGAACGAGATCTTCTCCCCGTCCCAGGAGGACTTCGACCACGCCGAGCTGATCCTCGACGCGTACGACTTCTACACGTCCGAGGCGGGCGGCAAGAAGGGCTCCGCGATGCTCGGCGACGAGATGATCGACGAGGCCAGCCGCAAGATGGCGCTCGTCATCTCGGGCAAGGGCCGGGCCGCCGGCCTGCGGCGCACCTCGAAGTTCGAAGCCCCGGAGGTCTGA
- a CDS encoding adenylosuccinate lyase produces MDEELRSLIDRLGEEAGESASYEELIATDDHELLARVLTEPEQPLWARELAAFRLGCAGDRRAFEALVLLLNHRDPERCVSAAYALARLGDPRTARAAAALATNSMRTAYAMQPVRLLTELRAPESVPALVTTLRGLLAPNDPHWRVALACVEGLGRLRDVRATEVLDAALDHPRLGAAAAAALSRLG; encoded by the coding sequence ATGGACGAGGAACTGCGGTCCCTGATCGACCGGCTGGGCGAAGAGGCCGGGGAGTCCGCCTCCTACGAGGAACTGATCGCCACCGACGACCACGAGTTGCTGGCCCGCGTCCTGACCGAGCCCGAGCAGCCGCTCTGGGCAAGGGAGTTGGCGGCCTTCCGGCTGGGCTGCGCCGGTGACCGGCGGGCCTTCGAAGCGCTCGTGCTGCTGCTCAACCACCGCGACCCGGAGCGCTGCGTCTCCGCCGCGTACGCGCTGGCCAGGCTCGGCGATCCGCGTACGGCGAGGGCCGCCGCCGCGCTCGCCACCAACTCCATGCGCACCGCGTACGCCATGCAGCCGGTGCGGCTGCTGACCGAACTGCGCGCGCCCGAGTCCGTACCGGCCCTGGTCACCACCCTGCGCGGTCTGCTCGCGCCGAACGATCCGCACTGGCGGGTGGCGCTGGCCTGCGTGGAGGGGCTCGGCCGGCTGAGGGACGTACGGGCGACAGAGGTGCTGGACGCGGCGCTGGACCACCCCCGGCTGGGGGCAGCGGCAGCGGCGGCGCTCAGCCGGCTCGGGTAG
- a CDS encoding acyl-CoA dehydrogenase family protein translates to MARLAQTAGLTDIQQEILSTVRNFVDKEIIPVATELEHRDEYPTQIVEGLKELGLFGLMIPEEYGGLGESLLTYALCVEEIARGWMSVSGIINTHFIVAYMLKQHGTQEQKDTFLPRMALGEVRGAFSMSEPALGSDVSAITSKGVRDGEEYVLNGQKMWLTNGGTSSLVAVLCRSDEGHPEGTAPHKSMTTFLVEKEPGFGEVRPGLTIPGKIDKMGYKGVDTTELIMDGLRIPANRVLGGTTGRGFYQMMDGVEVGRVNVAARGCGVAQRAFELGVSYAQQRHTFGKPIAQHQAIQFKLAEMATKVEAAHAMMVNAARKKDSGERNDLEAGMAKYLASEYCKEVVEDAFRIHGGYGFSKEYEIERLYREAPMLLIGEGTAEIQKMIIGRRLLEEYRFQG, encoded by the coding sequence ATGGCCCGTCTCGCCCAGACCGCCGGTCTGACCGACATCCAGCAGGAAATCCTCTCCACCGTCCGGAACTTCGTCGACAAAGAGATCATCCCGGTAGCCACCGAGCTGGAGCACCGCGACGAGTACCCGACGCAGATCGTCGAGGGCCTCAAGGAACTCGGCCTCTTCGGCCTGATGATTCCCGAGGAGTACGGCGGCCTGGGTGAGTCCCTTCTCACATATGCGCTCTGTGTGGAAGAGATCGCCCGTGGGTGGATGAGCGTGTCCGGAATCATCAACACGCACTTCATCGTGGCGTACATGCTCAAGCAGCACGGAACGCAGGAGCAGAAGGACACCTTCCTGCCCCGGATGGCGCTCGGCGAGGTGCGCGGCGCGTTCTCGATGTCGGAGCCTGCCCTCGGCTCGGACGTGTCGGCGATCACGTCCAAGGGCGTGCGCGACGGCGAGGAGTACGTGCTCAACGGCCAGAAGATGTGGCTGACGAACGGCGGCACCTCCTCGCTCGTGGCGGTCCTGTGCCGCAGTGACGAGGGTCACCCGGAGGGCACGGCCCCGCACAAGTCGATGACGACGTTCCTGGTCGAGAAGGAGCCCGGATTCGGTGAGGTCCGCCCAGGACTGACCATTCCCGGCAAGATCGACAAAATGGGATACAAGGGCGTCGACACCACCGAACTGATCATGGACGGACTGCGCATTCCGGCCAATCGCGTACTCGGCGGGACCACCGGTCGAGGGTTTTACCAAATGATGGACGGTGTAGAGGTCGGCCGCGTCAACGTCGCCGCCCGTGGCTGCGGCGTCGCACAGCGTGCCTTCGAGTTGGGTGTTTCGTACGCCCAGCAGCGCCACACCTTCGGCAAACCGATCGCCCAGCACCAGGCGATCCAGTTCAAGCTGGCCGAGATGGCCACCAAGGTCGAAGCCGCCCATGCGATGATGGTGAACGCAGCACGCAAAAAGGACAGCGGGGAACGAAACGACCTCGAAGCAGGGATGGCTAAGTACCTGGCCTCCGAATACTGCAAGGAAGTCGTCGAGGACGCCTTCCGCATTCACGGTGGATACGGGTTCTCGAAGGAGTACGAAATCGAGCGCCTCTACCGCGAGGCACCCATGCTGCTGATCGGTGAAGGTACCGCCGAGATCCAGAAAATGATCATTGGACGGCGACTGCTGGAGGAATATCGGTTCCAGGGCTGA